One window of the Candidatus Eremiobacteraceae bacterium genome contains the following:
- a CDS encoding polysaccharide biosynthesis/export family protein, with amino-acid sequence MFDSAWTIGKITTASLVATTLLAAPCAALSAPTSAPAPAATSVPAAPAPAAAPAHSADYIIHSGDQLNVQVFGDSSLSQSVTVLPSGDIQYPLIGKVHVAGQSPDDAAQTIAHALKKFVRNPVVSIILAQQGEINVLVLGGVQKPGKYQLTSAAHLTDAVSVAGGLAGTAQAYPTAKLTDYSGQLREVSLQKLYGDGDTSLDLPVTDGSIVYIPSPVLIDVEVSGAVDHPGEVELSQGDRLSMAIAKAGNSNSADADLNNIHVMRTLPTGQVQNYNVNLYDSLQQGKTNVDMPLQKGDIVFVPKSKHGLNGNGTNPLYLLLIGLKTLVNI; translated from the coding sequence ATGTTTGATTCAGCTTGGACCATCGGAAAAATCACCACTGCGTCGTTGGTCGCGACGACGCTGCTCGCCGCGCCTTGTGCAGCCTTAAGCGCTCCGACCAGCGCTCCGGCACCTGCGGCAACGTCTGTCCCGGCCGCACCGGCGCCTGCGGCGGCTCCCGCCCATTCCGCGGACTATATCATCCATTCCGGCGACCAATTGAACGTCCAGGTATTCGGCGATTCGTCGCTGTCGCAGTCGGTGACGGTCTTGCCGTCCGGCGATATCCAATATCCGCTGATCGGCAAAGTGCACGTGGCGGGCCAATCGCCCGACGACGCGGCGCAGACCATAGCCCACGCACTGAAGAAGTTCGTCCGTAATCCGGTCGTGAGCATCATCTTAGCCCAACAAGGCGAGATCAACGTGCTCGTGCTCGGCGGCGTGCAAAAACCCGGCAAGTACCAATTGACCTCGGCCGCGCATCTGACCGATGCCGTGTCGGTGGCCGGCGGACTCGCAGGCACCGCGCAAGCCTATCCCACCGCGAAGCTGACGGACTACAGCGGCCAACTGAGAGAAGTCTCGCTGCAAAAACTGTACGGCGACGGCGACACGTCGCTGGACTTGCCGGTCACCGACGGTTCCATCGTTTATATCCCATCACCGGTGCTGATCGACGTCGAAGTCTCGGGCGCGGTGGATCATCCGGGCGAGGTCGAACTGTCGCAGGGCGACCGTCTCTCGATGGCCATCGCAAAAGCAGGCAACAGCAATAGCGCCGACGCGGATCTGAACAATATCCACGTCATGCGCACGCTGCCGACTGGTCAAGTGCAGAACTACAACGTCAATCTCTACGATTCACTGCAGCAGGGCAAGACGAACGTGGACATGCCTCTTCAAAAAGGCGACATCGTATTCGTTCCTAAGTCGAAGCACGGGCTCAACGGTAACGGCACGAATCCGCTTTACTTGTTGCTCATCGGGCTTAAAACGCTTGTGAACATTTAG